A portion of the Thunnus maccoyii chromosome 20, fThuMac1.1, whole genome shotgun sequence genome contains these proteins:
- the LOC121887547 gene encoding protein shisa-6 yields the protein MSQDQHREQQQQLQSQPPQSSISQAPPQSQSSQQQSQQRQRPRRVQRAMSQDRVLSPQRAQQQDYSMSSNGMSPYGGRILSDEQLLSAERLRSQERLLPQDRHTSQDRLYSKDRMYSKDRLLSQDHLYSKDRHYSQDRLYSQDRLYSQDRLLSQDPLLSPDKLMMSLKRGMVSSISGGFRGSDKSMSRAISHTDVFIPTTPLMDRYKMTKMHSHPSASNNGGSGAVAQGAGAGGTGHSNTLAMNQTTSKRQAFASRRTHTVEQLHYIPQHHQQQQQPQHYRTGSKTEVTV from the exons ATGAGTCAAGACCAG CACCgggaacagcagcagcagctccagagcCAGCCCCCGCAGTCCTCCATCTCCCAGGCCCCTCCCCAGTCACAGTCCTCGCAGCAGCAGTCTCAGCAAAGACAGAGGCCTCGTCGTGTCCAGAGGGCCATGTCCCAGGACCGTGTCCTGTCCCCACAGAGGGCCCAACAACAGGATTACAGCATGTCTTCTAATGGCATGTCCCCGTATGGAGGCCGGATCCTCTCAGATGAACAGCTCCTGTCCGCCGAACGTCTTCGATCCCAAGAGCGTCTCCTTCCGCAGGATCGCCACACCTCCCAAGACCGCCTGTACTCCAAGGACCGCATGTACTCCAAGGACCGACTGCTGTCCCAGGATCACCTCTACTCAAAAGACCGCCACTACTCTCAAGACCGCCTCTATTCACAAGATCGCCTGTACTCACAAGACCGCCTCCTATCCCAGGATCCTCTGCTCTCGCCGGACAAGCTGATGATGTCGCTGAAGCGTGGCATGGTCAGCAGCATTTCTGGTGGGTTTCGTGGCAGTGACAAGTCAATGTCACGTGCCATCTCACACACGGACGTGTTCATACCAACCACGCCTCTAATGGATCGCTACAAGATGACCAAAATGCACTCCCATCCCAGTGCCTCTAACAATGGCGGCAGTGGTGCTGTGGCGCAAGGCGCGGGAGCAGGAGGCACCGGGCACTCCAACACTTTAGCCATGAACCAGACTACATCTAAGAGGCAGGCGTTTGCCTCGAGACGGACTCACACTGTGGAACAGCTCCACTACATCCCacagcaccaccagcagcaacaacagccaCAGCACTACCGCACAGGCAGCAAGACTGAGGTGACTGTGTAA